From a region of the Methanothrix sp. genome:
- the thsB gene encoding thermosome subunit beta codes for MAALGGVPVIILKEGTQRESGREAIENNIMAARAVANAVKTTLGPKGMDKLLVDALGDVTITNDGVTILREMEVQHPAAKMVVEAAKTQDKEVGDGTTTVAILIGELLKHARELMEKGVHPTVIARGYALAAGKAVEFLNSIARDVSEKDRELLEKVAITAMTGKLAETPSHKVARYAVDLVLSTVDKFNGKTVVDLDNVMVEKRVGGGIEDSELVRGVIIDKERVHQNMPTRVENARIALLNVPIERRDTETKAEISITSGDQFQLFMDHEKEEIRKVVDKVIRSGANVVFCQKGIDDLAQHFLAKAGIMAYRRMRKSDLEKLSRATGGRLITNLDEMRPEDLGEAALVEERIVGAGPMTFVTGCRNPGYLSLILRGGTQQVVDSLERALDDALHAVATAIESGKLLAGGGAPETAVSIRLRQYAASLKGREQLAVEKFAEAMEVVPKTLAENAGFNPIDKMVALRSKHEKSGSTYGLNAYTGEIVDMWDIGVVEPLRVKVQAIYSATDAANLILRIDDVIAAKKKEEEEEREGQMQGGMPGMGGMAGMGGMGGMGGFPPGMM; via the coding sequence CTTGTTGATGCGCTTGGGGATGTCACGATAACCAATGATGGAGTCACCATACTCAGAGAGATGGAGGTGCAGCACCCAGCTGCCAAGATGGTCGTGGAGGCAGCGAAGACCCAGGACAAGGAGGTAGGAGATGGCACCACGACAGTGGCCATACTGATAGGCGAGCTGCTGAAGCATGCGAGAGAGCTCATGGAGAAGGGCGTGCATCCAACAGTGATCGCAAGAGGCTACGCACTGGCTGCAGGAAAAGCCGTGGAGTTCCTGAACAGCATAGCGAGAGACGTCTCGGAGAAGGACAGGGAGCTTCTTGAGAAGGTTGCCATAACCGCGATGACCGGAAAGCTCGCTGAGACCCCGAGCCACAAGGTCGCAAGATACGCTGTCGATCTTGTGCTCTCCACAGTTGACAAGTTCAACGGAAAGACCGTCGTCGATCTGGACAACGTGATGGTTGAGAAGAGGGTGGGCGGCGGGATCGAGGACTCGGAGCTCGTCAGGGGAGTGATCATAGACAAGGAAAGAGTCCACCAGAACATGCCGACGAGGGTTGAGAATGCGAGGATCGCGCTGCTGAATGTCCCGATCGAGAGGAGGGACACCGAGACTAAGGCAGAGATATCGATCACATCCGGCGACCAGTTCCAGCTCTTCATGGACCATGAGAAGGAGGAGATCAGGAAGGTGGTTGACAAAGTCATAAGAAGCGGCGCCAATGTTGTCTTCTGCCAGAAGGGCATCGATGATCTCGCACAGCACTTCCTGGCCAAGGCGGGGATCATGGCGTACCGCAGGATGAGGAAGAGCGATCTTGAGAAGCTCTCTCGCGCCACGGGTGGCAGGCTCATAACAAACCTGGATGAGATGAGGCCTGAGGATCTCGGCGAGGCGGCTCTCGTCGAGGAGAGGATTGTGGGCGCAGGACCCATGACCTTCGTCACAGGATGCAGGAATCCCGGATACCTGTCACTGATACTCCGCGGTGGCACACAGCAGGTCGTCGACAGCCTTGAGAGGGCGCTGGATGATGCCCTTCACGCCGTTGCCACAGCGATTGAGAGCGGCAAGCTGCTGGCCGGAGGCGGCGCACCCGAGACTGCCGTGAGCATAAGGCTGAGACAGTACGCAGCATCTCTGAAGGGCCGGGAGCAGCTCGCGGTCGAGAAGTTCGCCGAGGCGATGGAGGTTGTGCCAAAGACGCTCGCCGAGAACGCCGGCTTCAATCCGATCGACAAGATGGTAGCTCTGAGAAGCAAACACGAAAAGTCTGGCAGCACATACGGACTCAACGCATACACCGGGGAGATCGTGGACATGTGGGATATCGGCGTCGTCGAGCCTCTCAGGGTGAAGGTCCAGGCGATCTACTCCGCAACAGATGCAGCAAACCTTATACTCAGAATAGACGATGTGATCGCCGCCAAGAAGAAGGAGGAGGAAGAGGAGAGGGAGGGCCAGATGCAGGGCGGAATGCCCGGAATGGGTGGAATGGCTGGGATGGGTGGAATGGGCGGAATGGGTGGATTCCCGCCTGGCATGATGTGA